A genomic window from Salvelinus alpinus chromosome 10, SLU_Salpinus.1, whole genome shotgun sequence includes:
- the LOC139533059 gene encoding zinc finger protein 665-like produces MASVKLEDCSQTLELNVNIKDEEEEETIGKSVSHGDHVETFSTSREQQQEDNRDKRSHRCPHCEEIFPILSKLKIHLKMQRGENLYSCTACEKSFTTSRALTIHQREHTGEKPYSCTDCGKCFNRSSKLTIHQRVHTGEKPYSCSDCGSSFSQYGHLKSHQRIHTGEKPYFCADCGNSFTTSRALTIHQRVHTGEKPYFCSDCGKSFSRLDTLKNHQLIHEGQKPYSCSDCGKCFIKSAKLTIHQRVHTGEKPYTCSDCGESFSRLDALKSHQLIHKGQKPYVCSDCGKSFSQLGNLKTHQRIHSGEKPFSCSDCGKGFSVSGNLKTHQRIHKGEKPFSCSDCGKSFSMSGNLKTHLRIHKGEKPYSCSDCGKGFKTSAEVNVHWRTHTGEKPYHCDCGKSFSRLNTLKTHQRIHTGEKPFSCSVCGKSFSVSCNLKTHQRIHTGEKPFSCSDCGKSFSISGNLKTHQCIHKGEKPHSCSDHGKC; encoded by the coding sequence gagaccaTGTTGAGACATTCTCTACATCCAGAGAGCAACAGCAGGAAGATAACAGAGATAAGAGGTCTCACCGCTGCCCACATTGTGAGGAGATTTTCCCAATTCTATCAAAGCTAAAAATACACCTAAAAATGCAAAGAGGAGAGAATCTGTATTCCTGCACTGCCTGTGAGAAGAGCTTCACAACATCAAGGGCTCTGACAATTCATCAGAGAGAGCACACTGGAGAAAAGCCTTACTCCTGCACCGACTGTGGGAAATGCTTCAATAGATCATCTAAATTAACCATTCATCAGAGAgtgcacacaggagagaagccttactcctgctctgactgtggatcGAGTTTCTCCCAATATGGCCACTTAAAATCACACCAACgtatacacactggagagaagccataCTTCTGCGCTGACTGTGGGAATAGCTTCACAACATCAAGGGCTCTGACAATTCACCAGAGAgtgcacacaggagagaagccttatttcTGCTCTGattgtggaaagagtttctccCGATTGGATACCTTAAAAAATCACCAATTAATACATGAAGGacagaagccttactcctgctctgactgtgggaaatgcTTCATTAAATCAGCTAAATTAACCATTCATCAGAGAgtgcacactggagagaagccttacacctgctctgactgtggagaGAGTTTCTCCCGATTGGATGCCTTAAAAAGTCACCAACTAATACATAAAGGACAGAAACCTTacgtctgctctgactgtgggaagagtttctctcAACTGGGCAACTTAAAAACCCACCAACGTATACACTCAGGAGAGAAGCCATTCTCCTGTTCTGACTGTGGGAAGGGATTCTCTGTATCGGGCAACCTAAAAACCCACCAACGTATACATAAAGGAGAGAAGCCATTCTCCTGCTCTGattgtgggaagagtttctccATGTCAGGCAACTTAAAAACCCACCTACGGATCCAtaaaggagagaagccttactcctgctctgactgtggtaAAGGCTTCAAAACATCAGCGGAGGTAAATGTTcattggagaacacacacaggagagaagccttaccactgtgaCTGTGGGAAAAGTTTCTCCAGGTTGAATACCTTAAAAACCCATCAACGTATACACACAGGCGAAAAGCCATTCTCCTGCTCTgtctgtgggaagagtttctctGTATCATGCAACCTAAAAACCCAccaacgtatacacacaggagagaagccattctcctgctctgactgtgggaagagtttctccATATCGGGCAACCTAAAAACCCACCAATGTATACATAAAGGAGAGAAGCCTCACTCCTGCTCTGATCATGGTAAATGCTGA